The proteins below are encoded in one region of Bacteroides uniformis:
- a CDS encoding IS1096 element passenger TnpR family protein — protein sequence MIYRFTIISDEVDDFVREIQIDPEATFYDFHEAILKSAGYTNDQMTSFFICDDDWEKEKEITLEEMDDNPEMDSWVMKETQLSELVEDEKQKLLYVFDYMTERCFFIELSEIITGKEMKGAKCTKKAGEAPKQTIDFEEMAAAGGSLDLDENFYGDQDFDMEDFDKEGFGGLDEAGNSFEEEKY from the coding sequence ATGATCTACAGATTTACAATCATCTCTGATGAGGTGGACGATTTTGTCAGAGAAATACAGATAGACCCGGAAGCTACCTTTTATGACTTCCATGAAGCGATTCTAAAGTCGGCAGGCTACACTAACGACCAAATGACGTCTTTCTTCATTTGCGATGATGACTGGGAGAAAGAGAAAGAAATTACGCTGGAAGAAATGGATGACAATCCGGAAATGGACAGTTGGGTGATGAAAGAGACCCAGCTGAGCGAACTGGTTGAAGACGAGAAGCAGAAACTTCTCTATGTATTCGATTATATGACTGAGCGCTGCTTCTTCATCGAGCTTTCTGAAATCATTACCGGAAAGGAAATGAAAGGAGCCAAATGCACCAAGAAAGCAGGTGAAGCTCCCAAGCAGACCATTGATTTTGAAGAGATGGCAGCTGCTGGCGGTTCCCTTGATTTGGACGAAAACTTTTACGGCGACCAGGACTTCGATATGGAAGATTTCGACAAAGAGGGTTTCGGCGGTTTGGACGAAGCCGGAAACTCCTTTGAAGAAGAGAAATATTAA
- the lpxA gene encoding acyl-ACP--UDP-N-acetylglucosamine O-acyltransferase, translating into MISPLAYIHPEAKIGENVEIAPFVFIDKNVVIGDNNKIMANVNILYGARIGNGNTIFPGAVIGAIPQDLKFRGEESTAEIGDNNIIRENVTVNRGTAAKGRTIVGNNNLLMESVHVAHDALIGNSCIIGNSTKMAGEIVIDDYSIISANVLMHQFCHVGGYGMIQGGCRFSKDIPPYIIAGREPICYAGINVVGLRRRGFSNETIEKIHDAYRIIYQGGLNNTDALKKIEDEMEMTPEISYIVNFIRESARGIIPAGK; encoded by the coding sequence ATGATAAGTCCCTTAGCGTATATTCATCCCGAAGCCAAAATCGGGGAAAACGTAGAGATTGCTCCTTTTGTTTTCATTGACAAGAATGTGGTAATCGGTGATAACAACAAGATTATGGCAAATGTCAACATTCTGTACGGTGCACGCATCGGCAATGGAAACACCATTTTCCCGGGAGCCGTTATCGGTGCTATTCCCCAGGATTTAAAGTTCAGAGGGGAGGAAAGCACTGCTGAAATCGGAGACAACAATATCATACGTGAAAACGTAACTGTCAACCGCGGTACAGCTGCCAAAGGCAGAACCATCGTCGGTAACAACAATCTCCTGATGGAAAGTGTACACGTGGCCCACGATGCTCTGATAGGCAACAGCTGTATCATTGGCAACTCTACAAAAATGGCGGGTGAAATTGTCATCGACGATTATTCCATCATCAGCGCCAATGTACTGATGCACCAATTCTGCCATGTGGGCGGTTATGGAATGATACAAGGCGGCTGCCGTTTCAGCAAGGACATCCCACCGTACATCATTGCCGGACGCGAGCCTATCTGCTATGCGGGAATCAATGTGGTAGGGTTACGCCGCCGTGGCTTCTCCAACGAGACCATTGAGAAAATCCATGATGCCTATCGTATTATCTATCAAGGCGGTCTGAACAATACGGATGCCTTGAAGAAAATCGAGGATGAAATGGAAATGACACCGGAAATAAGCTATATCGTAAACTTTATACGTGAATCAGCCCGCGGCATTATCCCCGCAGGAAAATGA
- a CDS encoding bifunctional UDP-3-O-[3-hydroxymyristoyl] N-acetylglucosamine deacetylase/3-hydroxyacyl-ACP dehydratase, whose amino-acid sequence MLKQKTLKDSFSLSGKGLHTGLDLTVTFNPAPDNHGYKIQRIDLEGQPTFDAVADNVSETTRGTVISKNGVKVSTVEHGMAALYALGIDNCLIQVNGPEFPILDGSAQYYVNEIERVGTVEQNAVKDFYIIKSKIEFRDETTGSSIIVLPDENFSLNVLVSYDSNILPNQFATLEDMTKFKDEIAASRTFVFVREIEPLLQAGLIKGGDLDNAIVIYEREMSQENYDKLADVMGVPHMDAKQLGYINHKPLVWPNECARHKLLDVIGDLALIGKPIKGRIIATRPGHTINNKFARQMRKEIRLHEIQAPTYDCNREPIMDVNRIRELLPHRYPMQLVDKVIEIGANYIVGVKNVTSNEPFFQGHFPQEPVMPGVLQIEAMAQTGGLLVLNSVDEPERYSTYFMKIDGVKFRQKVVPGDTLIFRVELMAPIRRGISTMKGYVFVGEKVVCEAEFMAQIVKNK is encoded by the coding sequence ATGTTAAAACAAAAGACTCTAAAAGATAGCTTTTCGCTTAGTGGAAAAGGTCTTCATACGGGACTTGACCTAACCGTTACTTTCAATCCTGCTCCGGATAACCATGGATACAAAATCCAACGTATCGACTTGGAAGGACAGCCTACCTTCGATGCCGTTGCAGACAACGTATCCGAAACTACCCGTGGAACTGTAATCTCCAAAAACGGAGTAAAGGTGAGCACAGTGGAGCATGGTATGGCAGCCCTCTATGCATTGGGTATCGATAACTGCTTGATACAGGTAAACGGACCGGAATTTCCCATTCTGGACGGAAGCGCCCAATATTATGTCAACGAAATAGAGCGCGTAGGCACTGTAGAACAAAATGCCGTAAAAGATTTCTATATCATCAAGTCCAAAATTGAATTCCGTGACGAAACAACCGGCTCTTCCATCATCGTGTTGCCGGACGAGAACTTCAGCTTGAATGTATTGGTATCATACGATTCCAACATCCTCCCCAACCAGTTTGCAACGCTGGAGGACATGACGAAGTTCAAGGATGAAATCGCCGCAAGCCGTACTTTCGTGTTTGTACGCGAAATTGAGCCGTTGCTGCAAGCCGGTCTTATCAAGGGCGGCGACCTTGACAATGCGATTGTTATTTACGAACGCGAAATGTCCCAGGAGAACTATGACAAGCTGGCCGACGTGATGGGTGTTCCTCATATGGACGCCAAACAATTGGGATATATCAACCACAAACCTTTGGTGTGGCCCAATGAATGCGCCCGCCACAAGTTACTTGATGTCATCGGTGACCTGGCCTTGATAGGCAAGCCCATCAAGGGCCGTATCATCGCTACCCGCCCGGGACACACTATCAACAATAAGTTCGCCCGCCAGATGCGCAAGGAAATCCGTTTGCACGAAATACAAGCCCCTACCTACGACTGCAACCGCGAACCGATTATGGATGTAAACCGCATCCGCGAACTTCTGCCTCACCGTTACCCGATGCAATTGGTGGACAAAGTCATAGAAATAGGTGCCAACTACATTGTAGGTGTCAAGAACGTAACTTCCAACGAACCTTTCTTTCAGGGACACTTCCCGCAGGAACCCGTAATGCCCGGTGTGTTGCAGATAGAGGCAATGGCACAGACGGGAGGTTTGCTTGTTCTGAATTCAGTGGATGAACCGGAACGTTACTCCACCTACTTCATGAAGATTGACGGTGTGAAATTCCGCCAGAAAGTGGTACCTGGAGATACCCTCATCTTCCGTGTAGAGCTGATGGCCCCCATACGCCGCGGCATCTCTACCATGAAAGGCTATGTGTTTGTAGGCGAAAAAGTTGTCTGCGAAGCAGAGTTTATGGCGCAAATAGTTAAGAACAAATAA
- the lpxD gene encoding UDP-3-O-(3-hydroxymyristoyl)glucosamine N-acyltransferase has product MEFSAKQIATFIQGEIVGDENATVHTFAKIEEGIPGAISFLSNPKYTPYIYETQSSIVLVNKDFVPEQEVKATLIKVDNAYESLAKLLNLYEQSKPKRVGIDSLAFVAETAKIGKDVYIAPFACIGEYAEVGDNTVIHPHVTIGSGAKVGNDCIIYANSTIYHDCRVGNHCILHSGCVIGADGFGFAPTSEGYEKIPQIGITILEDHVEIGANTCVDRATMGATIVHSGVKLDNLIQVAHNDEIGSHTVMAAQVGVAGSTKIGEWCMFGGQVGIAGHIHIGNKVNLGAQSGVPSSIKDGSQLIGTPPMELKQYFKASIAQRSLPEMQVELRQLRKELNELKQLLNK; this is encoded by the coding sequence ATGGAGTTCTCTGCTAAACAAATTGCAACATTTATCCAAGGAGAAATTGTTGGAGACGAGAATGCTACCGTTCACACCTTTGCGAAAATCGAAGAGGGAATACCGGGAGCCATCTCCTTTCTATCCAACCCCAAATATACCCCCTACATATACGAAACCCAATCAAGCATTGTTCTGGTAAACAAGGACTTTGTTCCGGAACAAGAAGTGAAAGCCACCCTGATTAAAGTGGACAATGCGTATGAAAGTCTTGCTAAATTGCTAAATCTTTATGAGCAAAGCAAGCCAAAGCGGGTGGGAATTGACTCTCTGGCCTTTGTTGCCGAGACAGCTAAAATTGGCAAGGATGTTTACATTGCGCCTTTTGCCTGCATTGGCGAATACGCAGAGGTGGGAGACAATACGGTCATTCATCCGCACGTCACGATTGGCAGCGGTGCCAAAGTGGGCAATGACTGTATTATTTACGCTAACTCCACCATCTACCACGATTGCCGGGTAGGAAACCACTGCATCCTGCACTCCGGTTGCGTTATCGGTGCAGACGGTTTCGGCTTCGCCCCCACTTCCGAGGGCTATGAAAAAATACCGCAAATAGGTATCACTATCCTGGAAGACCATGTGGAAATCGGTGCCAACACGTGTGTGGACCGTGCTACTATGGGAGCCACCATCGTACATAGCGGTGTGAAACTGGATAATTTGATTCAGGTGGCACACAATGATGAAATAGGCTCCCACACCGTAATGGCGGCGCAAGTAGGTGTAGCAGGTTCTACCAAGATAGGAGAATGGTGCATGTTCGGCGGGCAGGTAGGCATTGCAGGTCATATTCATATTGGCAACAAAGTGAACCTTGGCGCACAGTCTGGTGTTCCCAGTAGCATAAAGGACGGTAGCCAACTTATCGGTACCCCTCCTATGGAGCTGAAACAATATTTCAAGGCATCCATCGCACAAAGAAGTTTGCCGGAAATGCAAGTGGAACTGCGCCAGCTCCGCAAAGAATTGAATGAACTTAAACAACTATTAAATAAGTAA
- a CDS encoding HD domain-containing protein, which yields MFERKIINDPVFGFINIPKGLLYDVVRHPLLQRLNRIKQLGLSSVVYPGAQHTRFQHSLGAFYLMSEAIQQLATKGNFIFDSEAEAVEAAILMHDIGHGPFSHVLENTIVQGVSHEDISLMLMERINKEMNGQLTLAIQIFKDEYPKRFLHQLVSGQLDMDRLDYLRRDSFYTGVTEGNIGSARIIKMLDVKDDHLVVESKGIYSIENFLTARRLMYWQVYLHKTSVAYEKMLISTLLRAKELASRGIDLFASPALKFFLYNDISREAFYNNPECLENFIQLDDNDIWTALKVWSRHSDKVLSTLSAGMINRNIFKVEISTEPISEERKKELTLQISEQLNIPLSEARYFISTPSIEKNMYDEADDSIDILYNDGSIKNIAEASDMLNISLLAKKVKKYYLCYQRLHR from the coding sequence ATGTTCGAAAGAAAGATTATCAACGACCCTGTCTTCGGGTTCATCAACATACCAAAGGGGTTGTTGTACGATGTTGTACGACATCCTCTTTTGCAACGTCTAAACCGTATCAAGCAACTGGGGTTGTCCTCTGTCGTATATCCCGGTGCGCAGCATACACGGTTCCAACACTCTTTGGGAGCCTTCTACCTGATGAGTGAGGCCATCCAGCAACTTGCCACCAAAGGAAACTTTATCTTCGACAGCGAAGCCGAAGCTGTGGAAGCCGCTATCCTGATGCACGACATCGGCCACGGCCCCTTCTCCCACGTACTGGAAAATACCATCGTGCAGGGCGTCTCCCACGAAGACATCTCCTTGATGCTGATGGAACGTATCAACAAGGAAATGAACGGACAGTTGACACTCGCCATTCAAATTTTCAAGGATGAATACCCCAAGCGCTTCCTGCACCAACTGGTAAGCGGGCAACTGGATATGGACCGCCTGGACTACCTGCGCCGCGACAGCTTCTATACCGGAGTGACCGAAGGCAACATTGGCTCCGCCCGCATTATCAAGATGCTGGATGTAAAGGATGACCACCTGGTAGTAGAGTCCAAAGGCATCTATTCTATTGAGAACTTCCTCACCGCCCGCCGCCTGATGTACTGGCAAGTCTATCTGCACAAAACCTCCGTTGCCTACGAGAAAATGCTGATTAGCACCCTGCTCCGCGCCAAGGAACTGGCAAGCCGCGGCATAGACCTCTTTGCCTCACCCGCCTTGAAATTCTTTCTATACAACGACATCAGCCGGGAGGCATTCTACAACAATCCCGAATGTTTGGAGAATTTCATTCAGTTGGACGATAATGACATCTGGACTGCCCTCAAGGTATGGAGCCGCCATTCGGACAAGGTTTTGTCCACCCTGAGCGCCGGCATGATTAACCGAAACATCTTCAAAGTCGAGATTTCTACCGAACCTATTAGTGAGGAACGGAAAAAAGAACTAACTTTGCAAATCAGTGAACAACTGAACATCCCTCTCTCCGAAGCGAGATATTTCATCTCTACCCCCAGCATCGAGAAGAATATGTACGACGAGGCAGATGACAGTATTGACATCCTCTACAACGACGGCAGCATCAAGAATATTGCCGAAGCATCGGATATGCTCAATATCTCTCTTCTGGCCAAGAAAGTAAAAAAGTACTACTTATGCTACCAACGTTTGCATAGATAA
- the pyrF gene encoding orotidine-5'-phosphate decarboxylase, with translation MNKQQLFENIKRKKSFLCVGLDTDIKKIPEHLLKEEDPIFAFNKAIIDATADLCIAYKPNLAFYESMGVKGWIAFEKTVNYIKQNYPDQFIIADAKRGDIGNTSAMYARTFFEELDIDSVTVAPYMGEDSVTPFLTYEGKWVILLALTSNKGSHDFQLTEDTNGERLFEKVLRKSQEWASDEQMMYVVGATQGRAFEDIRKIVPEHFLLVPGVGAQGGSLEEVCKYGMNKTCGLIVNSSRGIIYVDKTENFAAASRKAAQKVQAQMAEELKKVIND, from the coding sequence ATGAACAAACAGCAATTATTCGAGAACATCAAGCGCAAGAAGTCATTCCTTTGCGTAGGTCTTGACACCGACATCAAGAAAATACCCGAACATCTTCTGAAAGAGGAAGACCCTATATTCGCTTTCAACAAAGCCATCATCGACGCTACTGCCGACCTCTGCATCGCCTACAAGCCCAATCTGGCATTTTATGAGAGCATGGGCGTGAAAGGCTGGATAGCTTTCGAGAAAACCGTAAACTACATCAAGCAGAACTATCCCGACCAATTCATCATCGCCGACGCCAAACGCGGTGACATCGGGAACACCTCTGCCATGTATGCCCGTACCTTCTTCGAAGAGCTGGATATAGATTCCGTAACCGTAGCTCCCTACATGGGCGAAGACAGTGTGACCCCGTTCCTTACGTACGAAGGCAAATGGGTAATCCTGCTTGCGTTGACCAGCAACAAAGGCTCGCACGACTTCCAGCTGACGGAAGACACCAACGGCGAACGCCTCTTCGAAAAAGTGCTCCGCAAATCCCAGGAGTGGGCCAGTGACGAACAGATGATGTACGTAGTAGGCGCCACACAAGGCCGCGCCTTCGAAGATATCCGCAAGATTGTTCCCGAACACTTCCTATTGGTTCCCGGCGTAGGCGCACAAGGCGGCTCCCTGGAAGAAGTCTGCAAGTATGGCATGAACAAGACTTGCGGCCTGATTGTCAACTCCAGCCGTGGCATCATCTACGTGGACAAGACAGAGAACTTCGCCGCCGCCAGCCGAAAAGCAGCCCAAAAAGTGCAGGCACAGATGGCGGAAGAGTTGAAAAAAGTGATTAACGACTAA
- the prfA gene encoding peptide chain release factor 1, whose product MADNNTILEKLEGLVARFEEVSTLITDPAVIADQKRYVKLTKEYKELGDLMNARKEYMQVLGGIEEAKEIIANETDQEMREMAREELDACQTRQPELEEQIKLLLVPADPQDGRNAILEIRGGTGGDEAAIFAGDLFRMYTKYCESKGWRMEISSANEGAAGGFKEIVCSVTGDNVYGTLKYESGVHRVQRVPATETQGRVHTSAASVAVLPEAEEFDVVINEGEIKWDTFRSGGAGGQNVNKVESGVRLRYNWKNPNTGIVEEILIECTETRDQPKNKERALSRLRTFIYDKEHQKYIDDIASKRKTMVSTGDRSAKIRTYNYPQGRITDHRINYTIYNLAAFMDGDIQDCIDHLIVAENAERLKESEL is encoded by the coding sequence ATGGCAGACAACAATACCATACTCGAAAAGCTGGAAGGGCTTGTCGCCCGCTTCGAAGAAGTGTCGACCTTGATTACAGACCCGGCAGTGATTGCGGACCAGAAGCGTTACGTCAAGCTCACCAAAGAATATAAAGAACTGGGCGACCTGATGAATGCCCGCAAAGAGTACATGCAAGTACTGGGCGGCATAGAAGAAGCCAAAGAAATTATCGCCAACGAAACAGACCAGGAAATGCGGGAAATGGCACGCGAAGAGCTGGATGCCTGCCAAACCCGCCAACCGGAACTGGAAGAGCAGATAAAGCTGCTGCTCGTCCCCGCCGACCCGCAGGATGGCCGTAATGCCATCCTCGAAATTCGTGGCGGCACGGGTGGTGACGAAGCGGCAATCTTTGCCGGCGACCTCTTCCGCATGTACACCAAGTACTGCGAATCCAAGGGATGGAGAATGGAGATATCCAGCGCCAACGAAGGTGCAGCCGGCGGTTTCAAGGAAATTGTCTGCTCCGTGACGGGCGACAATGTATACGGCACACTGAAATATGAATCGGGCGTGCACCGCGTGCAGCGCGTACCGGCCACAGAAACGCAAGGACGGGTACACACCTCAGCTGCCAGCGTAGCCGTGCTTCCCGAAGCCGAAGAGTTCGACGTAGTTATCAACGAAGGTGAAATCAAGTGGGACACCTTCCGAAGCGGTGGTGCCGGCGGTCAGAACGTGAACAAGGTGGAATCCGGCGTGCGCCTGCGCTACAACTGGAAGAATCCCAACACAGGCATAGTCGAAGAAATCCTCATCGAATGTACCGAGACGCGCGACCAGCCCAAGAACAAGGAACGCGCCCTCTCGCGCTTGCGTACCTTCATCTACGACAAGGAACACCAGAAGTACATCGACGACATCGCCTCCAAGCGTAAGACGATGGTCAGCACTGGCGACCGCTCCGCCAAGATACGCACCTACAACTATCCGCAAGGACGCATCACGGACCACCGCATCAACTACACCATCTACAATCTCGCCGCCTTCATGGACGGAGACATCCAAGACTGCATCGACCACCTGATTGTGGCGGAAAATGCAGAAAGACTGAAAGAGAGCGAACTGTAA
- a CDS encoding AIR synthase-related protein — MSNQRYMMRGVSASKEDVHNAIKNIDKGIFPQAFCKIIPDILGGDPEYCNIMHADGAGTKSSLAYMYWKETGDLGVWKGIAQDALIMNIDDLLCVGAVDNILVSSTIGRNKLLIPGEVISAIINGTDELLAELREMGVGVYATGGETADVGDLVRTIIVDSTVTCRMKRSDVIDNANIRPGDVIVGLASYGKATYEKEYNGGMGSNGLTSARHDVFSKYLAEKYPESYDKAVPEELVYSGKLKLTDSVEDSPLDAGKLVLSPTRTYAPVVKKLLDALRPQIHGMVHCSGGAQTKVLHFVGDNCRVIKDNLFPVPPLFKTIKEQSDTDWSEMYKVFNMGHRLEVYLSPEHAEEVIAISKSFNIDAQIVGRVEESDKKELIIKSEFGEFKY, encoded by the coding sequence ATGAGTAATCAACGATACATGATGCGAGGCGTCAGCGCATCAAAGGAAGATGTGCACAACGCCATCAAGAATATCGACAAAGGTATTTTCCCGCAGGCTTTCTGCAAAATTATCCCCGACATTTTGGGCGGTGACCCGGAGTATTGCAACATTATGCATGCCGATGGAGCAGGCACCAAGTCCAGTCTTGCCTATATGTACTGGAAGGAAACCGGCGACCTGGGTGTGTGGAAAGGCATTGCACAAGATGCACTGATTATGAACATCGACGACCTGCTTTGTGTGGGTGCGGTAGACAACATTCTGGTATCCTCTACCATCGGACGTAATAAACTGCTCATCCCCGGCGAAGTAATCTCAGCCATCATCAACGGTACGGATGAACTGCTTGCCGAACTCCGCGAAATGGGAGTAGGCGTTTATGCCACCGGTGGCGAAACAGCCGATGTGGGCGACCTTGTACGTACCATTATCGTAGACTCGACAGTGACCTGCCGCATGAAGCGCTCAGATGTTATAGACAATGCCAATATCCGTCCGGGCGATGTGATTGTAGGTCTGGCATCTTACGGAAAGGCTACTTATGAGAAAGAATACAATGGCGGTATGGGCAGTAACGGACTGACCAGCGCACGCCACGATGTATTCTCCAAATACCTGGCAGAGAAATACCCTGAAAGCTATGACAAGGCTGTACCCGAAGAACTGGTATACAGTGGCAAGCTAAAACTGACAGACAGTGTCGAAGACAGTCCGCTGGATGCAGGAAAGCTGGTACTTTCCCCCACCCGCACCTACGCACCGGTAGTTAAGAAACTGCTCGATGCGCTCCGTCCCCAAATCCACGGTATGGTACACTGCTCGGGCGGCGCACAAACCAAGGTACTGCACTTTGTGGGAGACAACTGCCGTGTCATCAAAGACAATCTCTTCCCCGTTCCACCGTTGTTCAAGACCATCAAGGAGCAGAGCGATACGGACTGGAGCGAAATGTACAAGGTGTTCAATATGGGGCATCGCCTGGAAGTGTACCTCTCTCCCGAACATGCAGAAGAGGTGATTGCTATTTCGAAGAGTTTCAACATCGATGCACAGATTGTAGGCCGCGTGGAAGAAAGCGACAAGAAAGAACTGATTATCAAGAGCGAATTCGGAGAGTTCAAGTATTAA
- a CDS encoding LemA family protein, translating to MKKSTIIIIVVIALLAIWGVTGYNGLVTMDENVSGQWSNVETQYQRRADLIPNLVNTVKGYATHEKETLEGVVEARSKATQIKVDAADLTPEKLAEYQKAQGAVTSALGKLLAITENYPDLKANQNFLELQAQLEGTENRINVARTNFNNAAKNFNTAIRRFPKNILAGLFGFEKRAYFEAAEGAEQAPQVQF from the coding sequence ATGAAGAAATCAACCATTATCATTATCGTTGTTATAGCTCTTCTCGCCATTTGGGGTGTAACCGGCTATAACGGACTCGTAACCATGGACGAAAATGTCAGCGGACAATGGTCGAACGTAGAAACCCAATACCAACGCCGTGCCGACCTGATTCCGAACTTGGTGAATACCGTGAAAGGATATGCCACGCACGAGAAGGAAACACTGGAAGGTGTAGTAGAAGCCCGCAGCAAAGCCACTCAAATCAAAGTGGATGCGGCAGACCTTACTCCGGAAAAGCTGGCTGAATATCAGAAAGCACAAGGTGCGGTGACTTCCGCCCTCGGTAAATTGCTTGCCATCACAGAAAACTATCCGGACTTGAAAGCAAATCAGAATTTCCTGGAACTGCAGGCACAGCTGGAAGGTACGGAAAACCGTATCAACGTAGCACGTACCAACTTCAACAATGCAGCCAAGAACTTCAATACAGCCATTCGCCGTTTCCCCAAGAATATCCTTGCCGGTCTCTTCGGTTTTGAGAAACGAGCTTATTTCGAAGCGGCAGAAGGAGCGGAACAAGCTCCCCAGGTACAATTCTGA
- a CDS encoding TPM domain-containing protein — MRRFISITFFLCLLLSLQAQEVYTTKNIPKVHLQDKTRYVCNPAGILSTEACDNIDRMLYALEQQTGIETVVAVVPSIGQEDCFDFSHQLLNEWGVGKKEKNNGLVILLVTDQRCIQFYTGYGLEGDLPDAICKRIQTKYMIPYLKDGNWDAGMVAGVKAVCSRLDGTMVNDTEEEDDLSVGGILLGLIGFLAVASIIGILAQRAANKCPNCGQHKLQRSSSILISRRNGVKTEDVTYTCRNCGHKVVRRQQSYDENYRGGGGGGPVIFGGGGLFGGSGGGGFSGGSFGGGMGGGGGAGSRF; from the coding sequence ATGAGACGATTTATTTCCATAACATTCTTCTTATGCCTGCTCTTATCCTTGCAGGCACAAGAAGTCTACACCACTAAGAATATTCCTAAAGTACACCTTCAGGACAAGACACGCTATGTGTGCAACCCAGCCGGAATCCTATCCACGGAGGCATGTGACAATATAGACCGTATGCTCTATGCATTGGAGCAGCAAACTGGCATTGAAACGGTAGTTGCCGTTGTCCCGTCCATCGGACAAGAAGACTGTTTTGATTTCTCACACCAGCTGCTCAATGAATGGGGAGTAGGGAAAAAAGAAAAAAACAACGGTTTGGTCATTCTGCTGGTAACCGACCAACGCTGCATCCAGTTTTATACGGGATACGGTTTAGAAGGGGACCTTCCTGATGCCATCTGCAAACGTATACAGACCAAATACATGATTCCCTATCTGAAAGACGGTAATTGGGATGCTGGAATGGTAGCGGGTGTAAAGGCAGTCTGTTCACGTCTTGACGGCACTATGGTGAATGACACGGAAGAGGAGGATGACCTCTCCGTAGGAGGTATCCTACTGGGGCTTATCGGTTTCCTCGCAGTGGCATCTATTATAGGCATCCTTGCCCAACGCGCTGCCAACAAATGCCCCAACTGCGGACAACATAAATTGCAACGTAGCAGCAGCATACTCATCTCACGCCGCAATGGAGTGAAAACGGAAGATGTGACCTACACCTGCCGCAATTGCGGACATAAAGTAGTGCGCCGCCAGCAGTCATACGATGAAAATTACCGGGGAGGAGGCGGAGGTGGTCCGGTCATCTTCGGTGGTGGAGGTCTCTTCGGCGGAAGTGGCGGAGGAGGCTTCAGCGGTGGTAGCTTCGGAGGCGGTATGGGAGGTGGCGGTGGAGCCGGTTCCCGGTTCTAA
- a CDS encoding alpha/beta hydrolase: MKKTIKYSILGLAALCTVVLCGGYYMLGHALKPEGLITRSRNIAESYNFMFEQYPELQPWVDSLVTVGALKDFYIENDHGETLHALYVAATHPTPKTAVIVHGYTDNAVRMLMIGYLYNKEMDFNILLPDLYGHGMSEGNHAQMGWKDRLDVLQWTETADELFGRRHTDSVASRSTEMVVHGISMGAATTMMVSGEVEHGQYQQPFIKCFVEDCGYTSVWDEFRGELKAQFNLPAFPLLHTANWLCRQEYGWDFLEASALEQVKKCTLPMLFIHGDADTFVPTWMVYPLYEAKPEPKELWIVPGATHAMSYKDYPQEYTEHVKKFVGKYIH, translated from the coding sequence ATGAAGAAAACCATAAAATATTCGATTCTCGGTCTGGCTGCCCTCTGCACCGTAGTACTGTGCGGAGGGTACTATATGCTGGGGCATGCTCTGAAACCCGAAGGCCTTATCACACGCAGTCGCAACATTGCCGAATCCTACAACTTCATGTTCGAGCAATATCCCGAACTGCAACCGTGGGTAGACAGTTTGGTGACCGTAGGAGCATTGAAGGACTTCTACATTGAGAACGACCATGGAGAGACGCTACACGCACTCTACGTTGCCGCCACCCACCCCACCCCAAAAACAGCAGTCATCGTACACGGATATACAGATAATGCCGTGCGCATGCTGATGATAGGCTATCTGTACAACAAGGAGATGGACTTCAACATCTTGCTGCCCGACCTCTACGGGCACGGGATGAGCGAGGGAAACCATGCACAGATGGGCTGGAAAGACCGGCTTGACGTACTGCAATGGACCGAAACCGCCGACGAACTCTTCGGGCGCCGCCATACAGACAGCGTAGCATCCCGCAGCACAGAGATGGTAGTGCACGGTATCTCCATGGGAGCCGCCACCACCATGATGGTATCCGGCGAAGTGGAGCATGGTCAATACCAACAGCCTTTCATCAAGTGTTTCGTAGAAGACTGCGGCTACACAAGCGTATGGGACGAGTTTCGCGGAGAACTGAAAGCACAGTTCAACCTGCCCGCCTTCCCTCTTCTGCATACAGCAAACTGGCTCTGCCGGCAAGAGTACGGATGGGACTTCCTGGAAGCCTCTGCTTTGGAGCAAGTAAAGAAATGTACTTTGCCGATGCTCTTCATCCACGGCGATGCCGACACCTTTGTGCCGACGTGGATGGTCTATCCCCTCTACGAAGCCAAGCCCGAACCCAAAGAATTATGGATTGTGCCCGGTGCCACGCATGCTATGTCTTACAAGGATTATCCGCAGGAATACACCGAACATGTAAAGAAATTCGTAGGAAAATACATACATTGA